A DNA window from Mycobacterium dioxanotrophicus contains the following coding sequences:
- a CDS encoding class I SAM-dependent methyltransferase yields MSDVMDWDAAYQGHIFSGPPPWNIGTPQPAIASLIAAGQVHAPVLDAGCGIGDLTLALAEAGYTTTGVDISTAAIDHATERAAERGLAVHFIQGDARNIAELGLAEPQFNTIIDCTLFHSLPIDARDDYLRGIHAATNPGGRLYLLVFTTDALPADSPCPVPNLVTDAEIRAAVAKYWTIDAVDPSHVAVRLPDIPGLPAHSFRTDENGLTYLPALLVTAHKTAA; encoded by the coding sequence ATGTCAGATGTCATGGACTGGGACGCCGCCTACCAGGGTCACATCTTCTCAGGACCGCCCCCATGGAATATCGGCACGCCCCAACCTGCCATCGCAAGCCTCATCGCCGCTGGGCAGGTCCACGCACCGGTCCTCGACGCTGGCTGTGGCATCGGCGATTTGACCCTGGCTCTCGCGGAAGCGGGCTATACCACCACCGGCGTCGACATCTCCACCGCAGCGATCGACCACGCCACCGAGCGGGCCGCCGAGCGTGGCCTTGCCGTCCACTTCATTCAAGGCGATGCCCGCAACATCGCCGAACTCGGCCTGGCCGAACCACAATTCAACACCATTATCGACTGCACGCTGTTCCACTCGCTACCGATCGATGCACGCGACGACTACCTGCGCGGCATCCACGCGGCCACAAACCCTGGCGGCCGCCTCTACCTACTCGTATTCACCACCGACGCACTACCGGCCGATTCGCCATGCCCGGTGCCAAACCTGGTGACGGACGCCGAGATCCGCGCCGCCGTCGCGAAGTACTGGACCATCGACGCTGTTGACCCTTCCCACGTCGCGGTGCGGCTTCCCGATATTCCAGGCCTTCCCGCCCACAGCTTCCGCACGGACGAAAACGGTCTCACCTATCTGCCCGCGCTGCTCGTCACTGCCCACAAGACCGCCGCCTGA
- a CDS encoding Rv1355c family protein: MQTAYSAHVLDPTQRDDKVVLNQLRAGPDIEFLDSYEAQRESLRTLRPQPAPELLAEGRRWVYYPWRHAVVAMLGPRGFRALRLDRNRNNITSEEQAQLGALSIGVAGLSVGHIIAHTLAAQGLCGRLRLADFDELELSNLNRVPATVFDLGLNKAVVAARRIAEIDPYLPVEVLDTGLTAETLDEFVNGLDIVIEECDSLDAKAFLRIAARDRRIPVLMATSDRGIVDVERFDLQPERPILHGLLGELDLGLLPGMSSRDKVPHVLRHLEAERLSPRTAASLVEIDRSLSTWPQLASDVIIGASAIAEAVRRIGLGEELRSGRSRIDIGWALNQIREPDMGSHHETPRDNGDTPQSLGRGLLDSLASAAMRAPSGGNMQPWEIDVTAESITVSIEPAHTSTMDLRFRASAVALGAALLNVQIAAAAHHVLGPITVTDTVETTPLQATMHLSDDGTDPTLADLYQPMINRESNRHHGTPAPLDHDIIVGLTGAAEQLGAGLRLLTQREDIAQAATILAASDRVRFLTPHLHREMIAELRWPGDPDPDTGIDVRSLEFDAGEMAVLDVLRRPDVMAHLAEWDAGSALGDDMRDRVLASSALAIITVSGNTLRDYVTGGSAVEAVWIHAQQQGLAVQPVSPVFLYAHTAAELEELSEPFAAQLAQLQREFGALVTLEADECVALVLRLTVAPAASLPSRRSISRVRRTTAAAHPLSGGPW; encoded by the coding sequence ATGCAGACCGCCTACAGCGCACACGTTCTCGACCCCACACAGCGTGACGACAAGGTCGTGCTTAACCAGCTGCGCGCGGGCCCTGACATCGAGTTTCTCGATAGCTACGAGGCTCAGCGGGAAAGCCTGCGCACCCTTCGCCCGCAACCTGCTCCAGAGCTACTCGCGGAGGGCCGCCGGTGGGTTTACTACCCGTGGCGGCACGCTGTCGTCGCGATGCTCGGCCCTCGGGGCTTCCGTGCGTTGCGACTGGACCGCAACCGCAACAACATCACCAGCGAAGAACAAGCGCAGCTCGGCGCACTGTCGATCGGCGTCGCCGGCCTCAGCGTCGGCCACATCATTGCTCATACCCTGGCCGCCCAAGGCCTGTGCGGACGCCTGCGTCTGGCCGATTTCGACGAGCTCGAACTGTCCAACCTCAATCGGGTACCGGCGACGGTCTTTGACCTCGGACTCAACAAGGCCGTCGTGGCCGCCCGCCGAATCGCCGAGATCGACCCCTACTTGCCGGTGGAGGTACTCGACACGGGCCTCACTGCCGAAACACTCGACGAGTTCGTCAACGGTCTCGACATCGTCATCGAGGAATGCGACTCGCTTGACGCAAAAGCCTTCCTGCGCATCGCCGCCCGCGATCGACGCATCCCGGTGCTCATGGCCACCAGTGATCGGGGGATCGTCGATGTCGAACGTTTCGATCTACAACCCGAGCGACCCATTTTGCACGGGCTGCTGGGCGAACTGGACTTGGGACTTCTGCCGGGGATGAGCAGTCGTGACAAAGTTCCCCACGTCTTGCGACATCTGGAAGCCGAACGGCTCTCCCCCCGCACCGCCGCGTCCCTGGTCGAGATCGACAGGTCGCTGTCGACATGGCCACAGCTGGCTTCGGACGTGATTATCGGAGCATCCGCCATCGCCGAGGCCGTCCGCAGAATCGGTCTGGGCGAAGAGCTTCGGTCTGGGCGCAGTCGAATCGATATCGGCTGGGCCCTCAATCAGATCCGCGAGCCTGATATGGGAAGCCACCATGAGACCCCCCGCGACAACGGTGACACCCCACAGAGTCTCGGGCGTGGCCTACTGGACAGTCTCGCGTCCGCGGCCATGCGCGCGCCGTCGGGCGGCAACATGCAGCCCTGGGAAATCGATGTCACCGCTGAGTCGATCACTGTCAGCATCGAGCCAGCACACACGTCCACAATGGACCTACGGTTCCGCGCGAGCGCGGTGGCACTGGGAGCGGCGCTGCTGAACGTCCAGATCGCCGCGGCAGCGCACCACGTGCTGGGGCCGATCACGGTCACCGACACGGTGGAGACGACGCCGCTACAGGCCACCATGCACCTCAGCGACGACGGCACCGATCCAACGCTGGCCGACCTCTACCAGCCCATGATCAACCGTGAATCCAACCGACACCACGGAACACCCGCACCCCTCGACCACGACATCATCGTCGGACTCACTGGTGCCGCCGAGCAGCTCGGCGCAGGTCTACGGCTCCTCACCCAGCGCGAGGACATCGCCCAGGCCGCCACCATCCTCGCCGCGTCCGACCGCGTGCGGTTCCTGACACCGCACCTGCACCGAGAGATGATCGCTGAATTGCGCTGGCCCGGCGACCCCGACCCCGACACCGGCATCGACGTGCGCAGCCTCGAATTCGATGCCGGCGAGATGGCCGTCCTCGATGTCCTTCGCCGGCCCGACGTCATGGCCCACCTCGCCGAATGGGACGCCGGGTCCGCGCTTGGCGACGATATGCGCGACCGAGTTCTCGCGAGCTCGGCGCTGGCGATCATCACGGTTTCGGGAAACACTCTCCGTGATTACGTCACCGGCGGGTCAGCAGTCGAAGCGGTGTGGATCCACGCTCAACAGCAAGGCCTTGCGGTGCAGCCCGTGTCCCCCGTCTTCCTCTACGCGCACACGGCAGCCGAACTCGAGGAGCTCTCCGAACCGTTCGCTGCCCAGCTAGCCCAACTACAAAGAGAATTCGGCGCTCTGGTGACGCTCGAAGCGGATGAATGTGTCGCACTGGTCCTCCGACTCACCGTGGCGCCGGCGGCATCGTTGCCGAGCCGCCGCAGTATCAGCAGGGTGCGCCGCACCACGGCAGCCGCGCACCCGCTCTCGGGGGGACCCTGGTAG